The following proteins are co-located in the Gorilla gorilla gorilla isolate KB3781 chromosome 18, NHGRI_mGorGor1-v2.1_pri, whole genome shotgun sequence genome:
- the LOC129527769 gene encoding phospholipid-transporting ATPase ABCA3-like: protein MVKTPDCNVEEISKLIHYYIPTATLENDVGTELSFILPKNYVHSFQALFTALEQEQENLGIASFGASVTTMEEVLLKVGYMEESQTDNEPMQSSSQMGQASNRNQNKNISRNVEGADPPTLNESPTINFNTRCSLYSQQFHAMFVKRVMFNWRNWKMLFLQILGLIGSLAFLLRSSNTSSQDEIIRQMDLSQYGQTIVPFSISGNSDLTANISKHLEGMLKSDNQIPQEVQGKAH from the exons ATGGTGAAGACACCTGACTGTAATGTCGAAGAAATCTCAAAATTAATTCATTATTATATACcgacagccactttggaaaacgaTGTTGGAACTGAGTTATCATTTATTCTACCCAAAAATTATGTACACAG TTTTCAAGCGCTGTTTACTGCTCTGGAACAAGAACAAGAAAACCTGGGCATTGCTAGCTTTGGTGCCTCTGTCACTACCATGGAAGAAGTCTTATTAAA GGTCGGTTACATGGAAGAGTCACAAACTGATAACGAGCCTATGCAGTCTTCCTCCCAAATGGGCCAAGCCTCCAACAGGAACCAGAATAAGAACATATCAAGAAATGTTGAGGGAGCAGATCCTCCCACCCTGAATGAAAGCCCTACTATTAACTTTAATACCAGG tgTTCTCTCTACAGCCAGCAGTTCCATGCCATGTTCGTAAAGAGGGTGATGTTCAACTGGCGCAATTGGAAAATGCTTTTTTTACAGATACTGGGACTCATAGGCTCCCTCGCCTTTCTCTTAAGATCTAGTAACACTTCTTCACAGGATGAAATTATTAGGCAAATGGATTTGAGTCAATATGGTCAAACCATTGTGCCCTTTTCTATTTCCGGGAATTCTGATTTGACTGCAAATATCTCAAAACACCTTGAGGGTATGCTCAAGTCTGACAATCAAATACCTCAGGAAGTACAAGGTAAAgctcactga